In a genomic window of Xylophilus rhododendri:
- a CDS encoding mandelate racemase/muconate lactonizing enzyme family protein produces the protein MSIIQSLRTWRLPDRPSLIWLEIETSDGLTGLGETFRGGLTVETCLHEELAPWLIGRDARHIEGISRHLLTPYVGYNSSGAEVRSASAVDIALWDLAGQRQGVPIYEAMGGAARTGVPVYNTCAGYSYNTTGQRRDIGAADQAAGPYDDQVAFMRDAGTLAQSLLSEGYKAMKIWPFDIYVPASNGQLITLTDLDKGLEPFRKIREAVGNRIEVMCELHSLFGTHSAQRICQALEDYDVFWVEDPLCKMDDAAGLADLRRRTRVPICGSETLGGLRPFRDLLAADALDVVMLDLAWCGGFTEGRKIAALAQAYNKPLAPHDCTGPITLMAGLHMALHAPTAIYQEVVRATLATWYRDIVTGLPVIVDGMAQPPVGAGLGSRLKDSFKQSPEVITRLSGKGR, from the coding sequence ATGTCAATCATCCAATCCCTGCGTACCTGGCGCCTGCCAGACCGCCCCAGCCTGATCTGGCTGGAGATCGAAACCAGCGACGGCCTCACCGGCCTGGGCGAGACCTTCCGCGGCGGCCTGACGGTGGAGACCTGCCTGCACGAGGAGCTGGCGCCCTGGCTGATCGGACGCGACGCGCGCCACATCGAGGGCATCTCGCGCCACCTGCTCACGCCCTATGTGGGCTACAACAGCTCGGGCGCCGAGGTGCGTTCGGCCAGCGCGGTGGACATCGCCCTGTGGGACCTGGCCGGCCAGCGCCAGGGTGTGCCCATCTACGAAGCCATGGGCGGCGCGGCGCGCACCGGCGTGCCGGTCTACAACACCTGCGCCGGCTATTCCTACAACACCACCGGGCAGCGCCGCGACATCGGCGCGGCCGACCAGGCCGCCGGCCCCTACGACGACCAGGTCGCCTTCATGCGCGATGCCGGCACGCTGGCGCAGAGCCTGCTGTCCGAGGGCTACAAGGCCATGAAGATCTGGCCCTTCGACATCTACGTGCCGGCCAGCAACGGCCAGTTGATCACCCTGACCGACCTGGACAAAGGCCTGGAGCCTTTTCGCAAGATCCGCGAGGCGGTGGGCAACCGGATCGAGGTGATGTGCGAGCTGCACAGCCTCTTCGGCACCCATTCGGCCCAGCGCATCTGCCAGGCGCTGGAGGACTACGACGTGTTCTGGGTGGAGGATCCGCTGTGCAAGATGGACGACGCCGCCGGCCTGGCCGACCTGCGCCGCCGCACCCGGGTGCCCATCTGTGGCAGCGAGACGCTGGGCGGCCTGCGCCCTTTTCGCGACCTGCTGGCGGCAGACGCGCTGGACGTGGTCATGCTCGACCTGGCCTGGTGCGGCGGCTTCACCGAGGGCCGCAAGATCGCCGCCCTGGCCCAGGCGTACAACAAGCCGCTGGCGCCGCACGACTGCACCGGTCCGATCACGCTGATGGCCGGCCTGCACATGGCCCTGCATGCGCCCACGGCGATCTACCAGGAGGTGGTGCGGGCCACGCTGGCGACCTGGTACCGGGACATCGTCACCGGCCTGCCGGTGATCGTGGACGGCATGGCCCAGCCGCCGGTGGGCGCGGGGCTGGGCAGCCGCTTGAAGGACAGCTTCAAGCAGTCGCCCGAGGTGATCACCCGCCTGAGCGGCAAGGGGCGCTGA
- a CDS encoding STAS domain-containing protein translates to MKSENQAIHALLTSDEDKILDGWLTEAAAGDPGARRGMQADAAELLRQLRTAIGADADLAHPESPAWNGVRQNLEELSRSRAARGQSAGETSAFVLALKKPLFELLQARHGDTALGGLLWSVTALADKLAQHTVATFQHAREDIIRRQQEELLELSTPVIKLWDGVLAVPMIGILDSNRTQLVMETLLQKIVETESGLAIIDITGVPTVDTLVAQHLLKTVTAIRLMGADCIISGIRPQIAQTIVHLGIDLQGINTKASLADALQLALQKTGWRITRTPA, encoded by the coding sequence ATGAAAAGCGAAAACCAGGCCATCCACGCCCTGCTCACTTCCGACGAAGACAAGATTCTCGACGGCTGGCTCACCGAAGCCGCCGCCGGCGACCCCGGCGCACGCCGCGGCATGCAGGCCGACGCGGCCGAACTGCTGCGCCAGCTGCGCACGGCCATCGGCGCGGACGCCGACCTGGCCCATCCCGAATCGCCCGCCTGGAACGGCGTGCGCCAGAACCTGGAAGAACTCTCGCGTTCGCGCGCGGCCCGCGGCCAGTCCGCTGGCGAAACCAGCGCCTTCGTGCTGGCGCTGAAGAAACCCCTGTTCGAACTGCTGCAGGCTCGCCACGGCGACACGGCCCTGGGCGGCCTGCTCTGGAGCGTGACCGCGCTGGCCGACAAGCTGGCCCAGCACACCGTGGCCACCTTCCAGCATGCGCGCGAGGACATCATCCGCCGCCAGCAGGAAGAGCTGCTCGAACTCTCCACCCCGGTGATCAAGCTGTGGGATGGCGTGCTGGCCGTGCCCATGATCGGCATCCTGGACAGCAACCGCACCCAGCTGGTCATGGAGACGCTGCTGCAGAAGATCGTCGAGACCGAATCGGGCCTGGCCATCATCGACATCACCGGCGTGCCCACGGTGGACACCCTGGTCGCCCAGCACCTGCTGAAAACCGTCACCGCCATCCGCCTGATGGGCGCGGACTGCATCATCAGCGGCATCCGTCCGCAGATCGCGCAGACCATCGTGCACCTGGGCATCGACCTGCAGGGCATCAACACCAAGGCGAGCCTGGCAGATGCACTGCAGCTGGCGCTGCAGAAGACCGGCTGGCGCATCACGCGCACGCCGGCCTGA
- a CDS encoding Bug family tripartite tricarboxylate transporter substrate binding protein gives MKNIFTRRALLAAAALAAVLPAHAQEPAAAYPSHVVRIIVPNPAGGTSDVLARLLAKELGESFKQSFIVENKAGGNGHIGASFVAKSPPDGYNLLLLDMSNLTIGPAVMPALNYSPLKDLAPIAIPAFSPHLLVVRNDLPVKNIDELAAYAKKSGKPPSFGTPLASISQLAGILLAQDRGFEFNVIGYKGGAQALADLAGSQIDTAMASVVATNALVQGGKMRAIAVTSAKPFASVPGVPTVASQIPDFVTGSWQGLLAPAGTPPAVLDKLQAAVQRIVAKPEVAKRLAELGSEPSDMDRQQIAAWMQAETARWGKVVKDHNIKAE, from the coding sequence ATGAAAAATATCTTCACCCGCCGCGCCCTGCTGGCCGCCGCCGCGCTGGCCGCCGTGCTGCCGGCCCATGCCCAGGAGCCCGCCGCCGCCTATCCCAGCCATGTGGTGCGCATCATCGTGCCCAACCCGGCCGGCGGCACCTCCGACGTGCTGGCGCGCCTGCTCGCCAAGGAGCTGGGCGAGAGCTTCAAGCAGTCCTTCATCGTCGAGAACAAGGCCGGCGGCAACGGCCACATCGGCGCCTCCTTCGTGGCCAAGTCGCCGCCGGACGGCTACAACCTGCTGCTGCTCGACATGAGCAACCTCACCATCGGCCCGGCCGTCATGCCGGCGCTCAACTACAGCCCGCTGAAGGACCTGGCGCCGATCGCGATTCCCGCCTTCTCGCCGCACCTGCTGGTGGTGCGCAACGACCTGCCGGTGAAGAACATCGACGAACTCGCCGCCTATGCCAAAAAGAGCGGCAAGCCGCCGAGCTTCGGCACGCCGCTGGCCTCGATCAGCCAACTCGCAGGCATCCTGCTGGCGCAGGACCGGGGCTTCGAATTCAACGTGATCGGCTACAAGGGCGGCGCCCAGGCCCTGGCCGACCTGGCCGGCAGCCAGATCGACACCGCCATGGCCAGCGTGGTGGCGACCAACGCCCTGGTGCAGGGCGGCAAGATGCGGGCCATCGCGGTGACCAGCGCCAAGCCCTTCGCCTCGGTGCCGGGCGTGCCGACGGTGGCATCGCAGATCCCGGATTTCGTCACCGGCTCCTGGCAGGGCCTGCTGGCGCCGGCCGGCACGCCGCCGGCGGTGCTCGACAAGCTGCAGGCCGCGGTGCAGCGCATCGTCGCCAAGCCCGAGGTGGCCAAACGCCTGGCGGAACTGGGCTCGGAGCCCTCCGACATGGACCGCCAGCAGATCGCCGCCTGGATGCAGGCCGAGACGGCCCGCTGGGGCAAGGTCGTGAAGGACCACAACATCAAGGCCGAGTAG
- a CDS encoding 2-hydroxyacid dehydrogenase, with protein sequence MKIQIVGLHAPHAPRLRKLLGEGYEVEALDAFPAEGAIEADAVIANAITAEQAARLRCRLVQVPGAGCEQVAMQALPAGTTVCNVHGHEVPIAEFTLHAILEHWLQPWLYPARLDAPAWAESYAKRPQHDEACGKTLAIVGFGHIGQEIARRARAFGMHVIAVTRSGKPAAAELVHETVPVSALHDVLPRAHSLVLCCPLDDSTRGLIGAAELRLLPPGALLVNVARAEVVDEEALYLALKEHRLGRAALDVWYRYPKKGQPPVDPSRFPLHELPNVRATPHISAITPALLERRYSFMAANIARLHNGQALQNLVHRAA encoded by the coding sequence ATGAAGATCCAGATCGTCGGCCTGCATGCGCCCCATGCGCCGCGCCTGCGCAAGCTGCTGGGCGAGGGTTACGAGGTGGAGGCACTCGATGCCTTCCCCGCGGAGGGCGCCATCGAGGCCGATGCCGTCATCGCCAACGCCATCACCGCCGAACAGGCCGCCCGCCTGCGCTGCCGCCTGGTGCAGGTGCCCGGCGCCGGCTGCGAGCAGGTGGCGATGCAGGCCCTGCCGGCTGGCACCACGGTCTGCAATGTGCATGGCCACGAGGTGCCGATCGCCGAGTTCACGCTGCACGCCATCCTGGAGCACTGGCTGCAGCCCTGGCTCTACCCCGCACGGCTGGACGCGCCCGCCTGGGCCGAGTCCTATGCCAAACGCCCGCAGCACGACGAGGCCTGCGGCAAGACACTCGCCATCGTGGGTTTTGGCCATATCGGGCAGGAGATCGCACGCCGGGCGCGGGCCTTCGGCATGCATGTGATCGCCGTCACCCGCAGCGGCAAGCCGGCGGCTGCCGAGCTGGTGCATGAGACCGTCCCGGTATCGGCCCTGCACGATGTGCTGCCCCGGGCGCATTCCCTGGTGCTGTGTTGCCCGCTGGACGACAGCACCCGCGGCCTGATCGGCGCGGCCGAACTGCGCCTGCTGCCGCCGGGCGCGCTGCTGGTGAACGTGGCGCGCGCCGAGGTGGTGGACGAAGAGGCGCTCTACCTCGCCCTGAAGGAGCACCGCCTGGGCCGCGCCGCGCTGGACGTCTGGTACCGGTACCCGAAGAAGGGCCAGCCGCCGGTCGACCCCTCGCGCTTCCCATTGCACGAACTGCCCAATGTGCGCGCCACGCCGCACATCTCGGCCATCACACCCGCGCTGCTGGAGCGGCGCTACAGCTTCATGGCCGCCAACATCGCGCGGCTGCACAACGGGCAGGCGCTGCAGAACCTGGTCCACCGCGCGGCCTAG